Proteins co-encoded in one Methylobacterium sp. WL1 genomic window:
- a CDS encoding invasion associated locus B family protein, whose product MSFTRPATLARAALLGLAGLGLAAARRCPRRRSPRPRADRARPHRAEHPGRQHPAGGAAQAGPQIVTVKSEPSQADWTKVCGKDQGSGTDICYTTRDFVSDQGQPVLAVAVYEMKNAAQKQEVRVVRYLLPLGLLLQPGIRFNVDGQAATPGRFAVCFPNGCFAEAGGVDAGVVAAMKKGTTLNVSVQNQTQREVTFAVPLAGFGKAFDGPAIDPKVLEEQQKKLQSELEKRSEDMRKKLEQQGNAAPAAGAAPAPAAK is encoded by the coding sequence GGCCTTGCGGGCCTCGGCCTCGCGGCCGCCCGGCGCTGTCCCAGGCGAAGAAGCCCGCGGCCCCGCGCCGACCGCGCCCGCCCCCACCGCGCCGAACACCCCGGCCGCCAACACCCCGCCGGCGGCGCCGCGCAGGCCGGTCCCCAGATCGTGACCGTGAAGTCCGAGCCGAGCCAGGCCGACTGGACCAAGGTCTGCGGCAAGGACCAGGGCTCCGGCACCGACATCTGCTACACGACGCGCGATTTCGTGTCCGACCAGGGCCAGCCCGTGCTGGCGGTGGCCGTCTACGAGATGAAGAACGCCGCGCAGAAGCAGGAAGTCCGCGTGGTGCGCTACCTCCTGCCGCTCGGCCTGCTGCTGCAGCCGGGCATCCGCTTCAACGTCGACGGCCAGGCCGCGACCCCGGGCCGCTTCGCGGTCTGCTTCCCGAACGGCTGCTTCGCCGAGGCGGGCGGCGTCGATGCCGGCGTCGTCGCCGCGATGAAGAAGGGCACGACCCTCAACGTCTCGGTCCAGAACCAGACCCAGCGCGAAGTCACCTTCGCGGTGCCGCTGGCCGGCTTCGGCAAGGCCTTCGACGGCCCGGCCATCGACCCGAAGGTCCTGGAAGAGCAGCAGAAGAAGCTGCAGTCGGAGCTGGAGAAGCGCTCCGAGGACATGCGTAAGAAGCTCGAGCAGCAGGGCAACGCCGCGCCGGCGGCCGGCGCCGCGCCCGCTCCGGCCGCGAAGTAA